In one window of Camelus dromedarius isolate mCamDro1 chromosome 7, mCamDro1.pat, whole genome shotgun sequence DNA:
- the YAE1 gene encoding protein YAE1 homolog — protein sequence MSWVQAAASVRGLAEEGDVFDEEADESLLVQREWRSHMQRRIKEGYRDGIDAGKAVTLQQGFNQGYKEGAEVIINYGQLRGTLSALLSWCHLHDNSSALISKINKLLDAVGQCEECVLRHLKSITSQPHVVDLLDSIQDMDLCHVAPAEEKIDEAKDERLCENNAEFNKNCSKSLTRVDSSSLECCSSQEHAHSKNPSLTWILEQTASLVKQLGISVDILQHLKQV from the exons ATGTCGTGGGTTCAAGCTGCTGCTTCGGTCCGGGGTCTTGCTGAGGAGGGGGACGTATTTGACGAGGAAGCGGACGAGTCGCTCTTGGTGCAGCGAGAATGGCGGAGCCACATGCAGAGACGAATCAAA gaaggtTATAGAGATGGAATAGATGCTGGCAAAGCAGTCACTCTTCAACAAGGCTTCAATCAAGGTTATAAGGAAGGTGCAGAAGTCATCATAAACTATGGACAACTCAGAGGAACATTAAG TGCTTTGCTTTCCTGGTGTCACCTTCATGATAATAGTTCGGCTTTgatcagtaaaataaataagcttctGGATGCAGTTGGCCAGTGTGAAGAGTGTGTACTCAGACATCTGAAATCAATCACTTCACAGCCCCATGTTGTAGATTTATTGGACTCTATTCAGGATATGGACCTTTGTCATGTAGCTCCAGCTGAGGAAAAGATTGATGAAGCCAAAGACGAAAGACTCTGTGAAAATAATGCTGAGTTTAACAAAAACTGTAGCAAGAGTCTTACAAGGGTAGATTCTTCATCTTTAGAATGTTGTAGTTCACAGGAGCATGCACATTCCAAAAACCCAAGCCTCACTTGGATTTTAGAACAGACAGCTAGTTTGGTAAAACAGCTGGGAATATCAGTAGACATATTACAGCACCTCAAACAAGTATAA